In Aminobacterium sp. MB27-C1, a single genomic region encodes these proteins:
- the dxs gene encoding 1-deoxy-D-xylulose-5-phosphate synthase — translation MMHILDRVNDYHDLKDMSSGALDILCQDLREEIINVVSKNGGHLASSLGTVELIVALLRQFNPLDDKIVFDVGHQTYAYKILTGRKNTFHTLREWRGISGFPKREESPCDHFDVGHSSTSLSAALGYAKARDIQNQGHHVVAVIGDGALLNGLAFEALNYTKDAHTKVIYVLNDNKMSISHRVGGFASHLAKLSSSPAYNNLKKYIKESCASIPQGQSIENVLSKLKDQIKSLVKPENIFDELDINYWGPFDGHNIHEMETVFEMAKRYHKSVLIHVVTQKGKGLQCAEEHPDTYHGVPVNGFGNKSSGTSWSASATETLCAMAEKDSRIVCLTAAMKNGTRLEDFASRFPDRFFDVGIAEEHMLTMAAGMAAGGLRPVVFIYSTFLQRAMDQLVHDVALQKLPVVLAVDRGGLVGEDGETHQGLFDITWCRSIPNMQMFIPRDRVDLERMFEYGLSQDTPVIIRYPRGTAPEEINRQEDMKSIVPPFRSELLVEGREWTLIGMGSTVGLCFECRQKAIEEGLPTPAILDLRSIKPLDWPVIDSHLMNDTFVVILEEGYKNGGIGEAISSRAAEHGYKAKVAPIGIPDIYVPHGTVHLQREFCGLTAQRVVNWYKENAKRTSR, via the coding sequence ATGATGCATATTTTAGATAGAGTAAACGATTATCATGACCTTAAAGATATGTCCTCTGGGGCATTAGATATTCTTTGCCAAGACTTACGGGAAGAAATTATAAATGTTGTTTCTAAAAACGGGGGGCACCTCGCTTCTTCTCTTGGCACAGTTGAACTTATAGTTGCATTACTTCGACAGTTTAACCCTCTAGACGATAAAATAGTTTTTGATGTTGGTCATCAAACATATGCATATAAAATTCTTACCGGCAGAAAAAACACATTTCACACATTACGTGAGTGGAGAGGGATAAGCGGCTTCCCCAAAAGAGAAGAAAGCCCTTGTGACCATTTCGACGTAGGACATAGTAGTACTTCTTTATCTGCTGCTCTAGGGTACGCTAAGGCTCGAGATATACAGAATCAAGGCCATCATGTCGTTGCCGTTATAGGAGATGGCGCCCTGCTAAACGGGTTGGCCTTTGAAGCGTTAAACTACACAAAAGATGCTCATACAAAAGTTATATATGTACTTAATGACAATAAAATGTCAATTAGTCATCGAGTAGGGGGATTTGCCTCTCATTTAGCCAAGTTAAGCTCAAGCCCTGCATATAATAATCTTAAAAAATATATTAAGGAATCGTGCGCTTCGATTCCTCAAGGGCAATCAATAGAAAACGTATTATCTAAGTTAAAAGATCAAATAAAATCTCTAGTCAAACCTGAAAACATTTTTGACGAACTCGATATTAATTACTGGGGTCCCTTCGATGGACACAATATTCACGAAATGGAAACCGTTTTTGAAATGGCCAAAAGATACCATAAATCTGTTCTCATCCATGTAGTAACCCAAAAAGGGAAAGGGTTGCAATGTGCAGAGGAACATCCAGACACATATCACGGCGTTCCTGTGAACGGATTCGGTAATAAATCGTCTGGAACAAGTTGGAGTGCGTCTGCTACTGAGACACTTTGTGCTATGGCTGAAAAAGATTCTCGCATAGTCTGTCTTACAGCTGCCATGAAAAATGGTACGCGACTTGAAGATTTTGCATCTCGTTTTCCTGATCGTTTCTTTGATGTAGGAATAGCTGAGGAACATATGCTCACCATGGCTGCAGGCATGGCAGCAGGTGGTCTTCGTCCTGTAGTTTTTATATATTCGACATTTTTGCAACGTGCCATGGATCAACTGGTACATGACGTCGCCTTACAAAAACTTCCAGTAGTATTAGCTGTTGATAGAGGCGGATTGGTAGGGGAGGATGGAGAAACACATCAGGGACTTTTCGATATTACGTGGTGTAGATCAATCCCTAACATGCAAATGTTTATACCTCGAGACAGAGTAGACTTGGAAAGAATGTTCGAATATGGATTATCGCAAGATACTCCAGTTATTATCAGATATCCAAGAGGAACAGCGCCAGAAGAAATCAATCGTCAGGAAGATATGAAAAGCATCGTTCCTCCGTTCCGAAGTGAACTTCTTGTAGAGGGAAGAGAATGGACTCTTATCGGAATGGGGTCAACAGTGGGGTTATGTTTTGAATGCCGTCAAAAAGCAATTGAGGAAGGACTCCCCACTCCTGCTATATTAGACTTACGAAGTATAAAACCTCTGGATTGGCCTGTTATCGATTCCCATCTTATGAATGATACGTTTGTTGTCATTTTGGAAGAAGGGTATAAAAACGGAGGCATAGGTGAAGCAATTTCTTCACGAGCTGCAGAACACGGATATAAAGCAAAAGTAGCTCCTATAGGAATACCTGATATATATGTGCCACATGGAACAGTACATTTACAAAGAGAATTTTGTGGCCTTACAGCGCAAAGAGTGGTGAACTGGTATAAAGAAAATGCAAAAAGAACGAGTCGATAA
- the xseB gene encoding exodeoxyribonuclease VII small subunit, with protein MNFSQKLEEIQKIVHTLEKDELPLEDALELFEHGVALVKECQKYLTEAEQKIVLLTQSGKEEPLSIENVENENE; from the coding sequence ATGAATTTTAGTCAGAAACTGGAAGAAATTCAAAAAATCGTTCATACTCTTGAAAAGGATGAGCTGCCTCTTGAAGACGCTTTAGAGCTCTTTGAGCATGGAGTTGCTTTAGTCAAAGAGTGCCAAAAGTACTTAACAGAGGCGGAACAAAAAATAGTTCTTTTAACCCAATCGGGGAAAGAAGAACCTTTAAGCATTGAAAATGTGGAGAACGAAAATGAATGA
- a CDS encoding NAD(+)/NADH kinase: MDKKIGMLVNTQKKGALDMARKLLKWGKKNGVTFLFPPHEGSILGVEATPDNEWKSSITMAVVIGGDGTFLRASRYVLNHSIALYGINLGHLGFLASGKPEEAESDLEQIFRGDYSLQQHRILEGIIWREGRRKHTLYALNDLVLTKGAFARVISIEIRIGNHYFNMLPADGVIVSTPTGSTAYALSAGGPIVPPHVPCMVLAPICAHTLYARPVIVGENDIINLIPKGSHRDLMLTQDGQLGYEILPGDRIELSLSKDKFVNVIVLPQRTYFDLLHEKLQWGQGIVRNEDKE, encoded by the coding sequence ATGGATAAGAAAATAGGTATGCTCGTCAACACCCAAAAAAAAGGTGCCCTTGACATGGCCAGAAAACTCCTTAAATGGGGGAAAAAAAATGGCGTGACTTTTCTTTTTCCCCCTCACGAAGGCTCTATTCTTGGGGTGGAAGCCACACCTGACAACGAATGGAAAAGTAGTATTACTATGGCCGTTGTTATCGGTGGTGATGGCACCTTTTTGCGTGCAAGCAGATATGTCTTAAATCACTCTATTGCCCTATATGGCATTAACCTTGGGCATCTTGGTTTTTTAGCTTCTGGGAAACCTGAAGAAGCAGAATCAGACCTTGAACAAATTTTTCGGGGAGATTATTCCCTTCAGCAACATCGGATTCTTGAAGGAATTATATGGAGAGAAGGGCGGCGTAAGCATACCCTTTATGCGCTTAATGACCTCGTTCTGACAAAAGGAGCCTTCGCTCGAGTCATTTCAATAGAGATCCGTATTGGCAACCATTACTTTAACATGTTACCTGCAGATGGAGTTATAGTTTCCACACCAACAGGATCTACTGCATATGCACTCTCAGCTGGAGGTCCTATTGTTCCGCCTCATGTTCCTTGTATGGTATTAGCTCCTATCTGCGCACACACTCTCTATGCCCGTCCTGTAATCGTGGGGGAAAACGACATCATAAATCTCATCCCCAAGGGGAGTCACCGAGATCTGATGTTGACCCAAGATGGACAATTAGGATATGAAATATTACCTGGAGATCGTATTGAACTTTCTCTCTCAAAAGATAAATTCGTTAATGTTATAGTCTTGCCTCAAAGAACATACTTTGACCTTCTTCACGAAAAACTACAGTGGGGACAGGGAATAGTACGAAATGAAGACAAGGAGTGA
- the rpmB gene encoding 50S ribosomal protein L28, producing MARVCECCGRGPVTGNAVSHSNRHTRRRWLVNLQNVKVDLGAGETRRMKICTKCLKSGKVKRAV from the coding sequence ATGGCTAGAGTTTGTGAATGTTGCGGCCGCGGTCCTGTTACAGGAAACGCAGTCAGCCATTCCAATCGTCATACAAGAAGACGTTGGCTTGTCAATCTGCAGAATGTGAAGGTTGACTTGGGCGCAGGCGAGACGCGACGTATGAAAATTTGTACAAAGTGCCTTAAATCTGGCAAAGTCAAGCGGGCTGTGTAA
- a CDS encoding TldD/PmbA family protein, giving the protein MIITPLKEAFETLYRSKIDYSDIYFESSSSHSCSFEDGVIEETSSSLREGVGARIFFDDLTSFSHTPGVTIKDGLDALQKAAQNMGIRFTLPSPEEEYEKRVIEQSSLLKPENPDFFHDIDQKIRGKSALVTQVSMNYSFSKRQIAIVTEGGILQKEERWYTSFSVEVVVEKNEQIQTGYESAAQATPTLEFWQQNDPYILSQRALDEALLMLDAPDCPAGTMPVLLSGEAGGTLVHEACGHSLEADIIQKDYSVFRGKIGEYVASPLVTMVDDGTIIGLFGSYSVDDEGVPSQRTVLIDKGILKMYLTDKLSALKENLPLTGNGRRSSYRQPPIPRMSNTFIVAGESNFEEMLQKINYGLYVKKMGGGEVNPTSGDFVFQVNEGYLIKSGQILHPVKGALLTGNGPEALMDIIAVGNNLHFLPGTCGKAGQAVPVTDGQPSLLIKKLTVGGNTTNHDAL; this is encoded by the coding sequence ATGATCATCACCCCATTAAAGGAAGCATTCGAAACACTATATCGTTCAAAAATAGATTACTCGGACATATATTTTGAATCTTCTTCAAGTCACAGTTGTTCTTTTGAAGATGGTGTAATAGAAGAAACTAGCTCTTCCCTTCGCGAAGGAGTAGGTGCGCGAATTTTTTTTGATGATTTAACTTCCTTTTCACACACACCAGGAGTTACAATAAAAGACGGACTTGATGCTCTTCAAAAGGCCGCCCAAAACATGGGGATTCGCTTTACATTACCGTCACCTGAAGAAGAATACGAGAAGAGAGTTATTGAGCAATCATCACTACTAAAACCGGAAAATCCAGATTTTTTTCATGATATTGATCAAAAAATACGTGGGAAAAGTGCCTTAGTTACACAAGTTTCTATGAATTACAGTTTTTCTAAACGTCAAATTGCTATTGTAACGGAAGGTGGAATTCTTCAAAAAGAAGAAAGATGGTATACAAGTTTTAGCGTGGAAGTAGTCGTTGAAAAGAATGAACAAATACAGACGGGATATGAAAGTGCGGCTCAAGCTACGCCAACTTTAGAGTTCTGGCAGCAAAATGACCCTTACATTCTGTCACAAAGAGCACTTGATGAAGCTCTTCTAATGCTAGATGCCCCAGATTGTCCTGCTGGAACAATGCCTGTTCTGCTTTCTGGAGAAGCTGGAGGGACTCTGGTTCACGAAGCATGCGGGCACAGCCTAGAAGCAGATATTATACAAAAAGATTACTCCGTTTTTCGGGGGAAAATTGGTGAGTATGTAGCCAGCCCTCTTGTTACAATGGTTGACGATGGAACTATTATAGGCTTGTTTGGAAGCTATTCTGTTGATGATGAAGGTGTTCCATCTCAACGAACAGTTTTAATAGATAAAGGTATTTTAAAAATGTATCTCACAGATAAACTTTCAGCTTTAAAAGAGAATTTACCTCTTACTGGAAACGGAAGACGAAGTTCATACAGACAGCCACCAATCCCTCGTATGAGTAACACATTTATTGTGGCTGGAGAAAGCAATTTTGAAGAAATGTTGCAGAAAATAAACTATGGTCTTTATGTGAAAAAGATGGGCGGAGGAGAAGTTAACCCTACTTCTGGAGATTTTGTCTTTCAGGTTAACGAAGGCTATCTCATTAAAAGCGGTCAAATACTTCACCCTGTAAAAGGAGCCCTTCTTACTGGTAATGGGCCGGAAGCTCTTATGGATATTATTGCCGTTGGAAATAATTTACATTTTCTTCCTGGTACATGCGGTAAGGCAGGGCAAGCGGTGCCAGTAACAGATGGGCAACCATCTCTTTTAATTAAAAAGTTAACAGTTGGAGGCAACACGACGAACCATGACGCTCTTTAA
- a CDS encoding TlyA family RNA methyltransferase encodes MQKERVDKLIVERKLASTRAKAQALILEGRVFSSHERIEKAGTLLPVDAPLEIKIKETEWVSRGAYKLLRALEVFPENPLNKVCMDLGASTGGFTDVLLSRGARKVYAVDVGYGQLAWKLRNDSRVIVMERTNARYLETKDFEEPLDIITIDASFISLKLLLPVVEKLLAKEGSIICLVKPQFEAGKERLGKGGIVRKAEIHQEILEEVAAFIETETQLYLIDATWSSIKGPKGNIEFLFYLRKTRENNRDINFESLVTESHHILNE; translated from the coding sequence ATGCAAAAAGAACGAGTCGATAAACTTATAGTTGAAAGAAAACTCGCCTCAACTCGAGCAAAAGCACAAGCTCTCATTCTTGAAGGGCGAGTCTTTTCTTCTCACGAAAGGATTGAGAAAGCTGGAACGCTGCTTCCTGTAGACGCTCCATTAGAAATAAAGATTAAAGAAACGGAATGGGTCAGTAGAGGTGCTTATAAACTCTTGCGAGCACTTGAGGTTTTTCCTGAAAATCCTCTTAATAAAGTCTGCATGGATCTTGGTGCATCGACAGGGGGTTTTACAGACGTGCTTCTCTCTCGTGGGGCGCGTAAAGTATACGCTGTTGATGTTGGATACGGACAGTTGGCATGGAAATTGCGCAATGATTCCAGAGTTATTGTTATGGAACGCACCAACGCTCGATATTTAGAGACAAAAGACTTTGAAGAGCCATTAGATATCATTACTATAGACGCTTCTTTTATTTCTTTAAAACTGCTTTTGCCTGTTGTAGAGAAACTTTTAGCAAAAGAAGGAAGTATAATATGTTTAGTGAAACCACAGTTTGAAGCAGGTAAAGAGCGCCTTGGTAAAGGTGGAATTGTGCGAAAAGCAGAAATACATCAGGAGATACTTGAGGAAGTTGCAGCTTTTATTGAGACAGAAACACAGCTTTATCTTATTGACGCAACATGGTCTTCTATAAAAGGACCTAAAGGGAATATAGAATTTTTGTTCTATCTCAGAAAAACAAGAGAAAATAATAGAGATATTAACTTTGAAAGTCTTGTAACAGAAAGCCATCACATTTTAAACGAATAA
- a CDS encoding DNA translocase FtsK: MTLFKKKKKRGRPKQKTDEIRRIKEERIRRLHTFIRLIFFFLLVGDIYVMASLFSFWTGEFGQYIRQTLMTRTGGAILILLIFGAYVCLSVLLRKKIHQLASQTLATLFLFISGALLLGLLNKYGSAQQWAILNPGFFGHNLTQFFLVNGGFFGTLLFCFASLFTSTVLYGFIKTKMVLAFGAFFMREIKKLFFHEKTDKSVTEEQPSELMLNNEETVVADQMPLAEQTPLADPTFLTATTDPIDDEEKEELEFDDLEINTSEAEEDTIQESEVAEPASQARLIVKEEDSAPVEGEALPEISMENGEGKEPPVAEGKFPPPIDLFGAPEPHVQDGGEQKAKEQAEAIISTLADFDVQAELAEIVIGPTVIQFQIQLAPGIKVSKIAGLANDLAVALAVPALRVEAPIPGKTYVGVEIPNPKRKGVTLRRILESQAFGQADFNLPLPMGVRVDSRPLIIGLEDLPHLLVAGTTGSGKSVFVNSCIAGLCYCRKPEDLRFLMIDPKRVELSIYEHLPHMLAKPVTSPKKAIHALAWAVREMEQRYDIFAKARVRNLAGYNGKVLPKDKLPHIVIVVDELADLMFTAQKDVEDYICRLAQMARATGIHLLLATQRPSVNVVTGLIKANIPARVAFTLPSQADSRTIIDVSGAEKLLGKGDMLFVSPRYPRPVRLQSPFIEDAKSLDLINYMRNLFGDPEYIKIEEQGDNGGNGVDSAFTDDPLLEEAMQIILDTGIASASRLQRQLRIGFTRAARLIDTMEQLGIVGPPDGSKPREILVDEQRAKEIMDENL, encoded by the coding sequence ATGACGCTCTTTAAAAAGAAAAAAAAACGCGGACGTCCAAAGCAAAAAACTGATGAAATCCGACGGATCAAGGAAGAAAGAATCCGCCGGCTACATACGTTTATTCGCCTGATATTCTTTTTCTTGCTCGTTGGTGATATTTATGTAATGGCATCTCTTTTTTCTTTCTGGACTGGAGAATTCGGTCAATATATACGACAAACACTTATGACTAGAACGGGTGGGGCAATTCTTATTCTTCTCATCTTCGGAGCCTATGTTTGTCTTTCTGTTCTGCTTCGAAAAAAGATACATCAGCTAGCATCTCAAACATTAGCAACGCTTTTCCTTTTTATCTCAGGGGCTCTCTTGTTAGGGCTTTTAAATAAATATGGGAGCGCCCAACAATGGGCTATTCTTAACCCCGGCTTTTTTGGACATAATTTGACTCAATTCTTTTTAGTCAACGGCGGTTTCTTTGGAACCCTTCTGTTTTGTTTCGCCTCTCTTTTTACTTCTACAGTACTCTATGGCTTCATAAAGACAAAGATGGTGTTGGCTTTTGGAGCCTTCTTTATGAGAGAAATAAAGAAACTCTTCTTTCATGAAAAAACAGACAAATCTGTAACAGAAGAACAGCCTTCAGAACTTATGTTGAACAACGAAGAAACAGTTGTAGCGGATCAAATGCCTTTGGCGGAACAAACGCCTTTGGCAGATCCTACGTTTCTAACTGCCACTACAGACCCAATAGATGATGAAGAAAAAGAGGAACTAGAATTTGATGATTTAGAGATAAATACTTCTGAGGCAGAAGAAGACACAATCCAAGAAAGCGAAGTCGCTGAGCCTGCTTCCCAGGCACGCCTGATCGTCAAAGAAGAAGATTCTGCACCTGTAGAAGGAGAAGCTCTTCCAGAGATTAGTATGGAAAATGGAGAAGGAAAAGAGCCTCCTGTTGCAGAAGGGAAATTTCCTCCTCCTATTGATCTTTTTGGAGCTCCAGAACCTCATGTACAGGATGGCGGCGAACAAAAGGCCAAAGAGCAGGCAGAAGCTATTATTTCTACCTTAGCTGATTTTGACGTGCAGGCAGAGTTGGCTGAAATTGTAATTGGCCCCACAGTCATTCAATTTCAGATCCAGCTAGCTCCTGGTATTAAAGTCAGTAAAATAGCAGGATTAGCTAATGACCTTGCTGTCGCATTAGCAGTTCCTGCATTGCGAGTGGAAGCACCAATTCCGGGCAAAACATATGTAGGAGTGGAAATACCTAACCCCAAAAGAAAAGGAGTAACACTGCGTCGAATTCTCGAATCTCAAGCTTTTGGACAAGCTGACTTTAATCTTCCCTTACCTATGGGGGTACGAGTAGACTCAAGACCTCTCATTATTGGTTTGGAAGATTTGCCTCACCTTCTTGTCGCCGGAACAACAGGCTCAGGAAAGAGTGTATTTGTTAATAGTTGCATAGCTGGACTCTGTTATTGCAGGAAACCAGAGGATTTGAGATTCCTCATGATTGACCCCAAACGAGTAGAATTAAGTATATATGAACACTTACCACACATGTTAGCTAAACCTGTAACATCGCCTAAAAAGGCTATCCACGCTTTAGCATGGGCAGTACGTGAAATGGAGCAGCGATATGATATTTTTGCTAAGGCGCGAGTACGAAATCTGGCAGGATATAATGGGAAAGTTTTACCTAAAGATAAACTTCCTCATATCGTTATAGTTGTAGATGAATTGGCAGACCTGATGTTTACTGCTCAAAAGGATGTAGAAGATTACATCTGCCGCCTTGCGCAAATGGCTCGTGCCACTGGAATTCATCTTTTACTCGCAACACAACGTCCTTCTGTTAACGTCGTTACGGGACTAATCAAAGCTAATATTCCTGCTCGTGTTGCTTTTACACTGCCATCACAGGCAGATTCTAGAACAATAATTGACGTCTCAGGAGCAGAAAAGCTCTTAGGAAAAGGCGATATGCTGTTTGTCAGTCCCCGATATCCGCGACCTGTGCGCTTGCAATCGCCCTTTATTGAAGATGCGAAATCACTCGACTTGATCAACTATATGAGAAATCTTTTCGGCGATCCCGAATATATAAAGATAGAGGAGCAGGGAGATAACGGCGGCAATGGAGTAGATTCAGCTTTTACGGACGATCCATTACTTGAAGAAGCAATGCAAATTATTCTCGATACAGGAATTGCTTCGGCCAGTCGTCTTCAAAGACAGCTTCGCATAGGATTCACTCGCGCAGCTCGACTTATAGATACGATGGAACAGCTTGGCATCGTGGGGCCACCTGATGGGTCAAAACCGCGCGAAATACTTGTAGATGAACAACGAGCGAAGGAGATTATGGATGAGAACCTCTAA
- a CDS encoding polyprenyl synthetase family protein, whose product MNDFVKNELEKNRLYFEEQLRSFCSCKPDAIPERLWQSMTYSLLAGGKRLRPVLCLQAAESVGGIREKVLSMAIALEMVHTASLIHDDLPAMDNDSLRRGKPTNHIIFGDALAILAGDALLAWAFQYPLSKLSEEGFLSSSIIHALSVFAEAIGPFGICGGQVLDTDPESFEPSPLFVKKIALQKTAILIKSAVVTGAILGGASSKQISAFENYGNHLGLAFQIVDDILDVTSTAEELGKTPGKDAKQEKTTFVTQFGIEESRKMALQESEEAAAVISSIGKNTEFFQELALSLAERSR is encoded by the coding sequence ATGAATGATTTTGTGAAAAACGAACTTGAAAAAAATCGACTATATTTTGAAGAACAGCTCCGCTCCTTCTGTAGCTGCAAGCCTGACGCTATTCCTGAACGTCTTTGGCAATCAATGACGTATTCTCTCCTTGCGGGGGGAAAAAGGCTTCGCCCCGTACTCTGTCTACAAGCAGCAGAATCGGTAGGAGGAATAAGGGAAAAAGTTCTTTCCATGGCTATAGCCCTTGAGATGGTGCATACCGCATCATTAATTCATGATGACCTCCCTGCTATGGATAATGACTCTCTTCGAAGAGGCAAACCAACTAACCATATTATTTTCGGCGATGCCTTGGCAATACTTGCTGGTGACGCTCTTTTGGCGTGGGCTTTTCAATATCCTCTTAGCAAACTCTCAGAAGAAGGATTTCTTTCTTCTTCCATAATCCATGCACTCTCTGTTTTTGCTGAAGCTATAGGACCTTTCGGAATATGCGGAGGCCAGGTACTCGACACTGACCCCGAAAGTTTTGAACCATCCCCATTGTTCGTAAAAAAAATAGCACTCCAAAAAACTGCGATACTTATAAAATCAGCAGTTGTCACAGGAGCTATTTTAGGAGGCGCATCTTCCAAACAAATTTCTGCCTTTGAAAATTATGGCAACCATTTGGGTTTGGCGTTCCAGATTGTTGACGATATACTAGATGTAACATCAACGGCAGAAGAATTAGGGAAAACCCCTGGGAAAGATGCAAAACAAGAAAAAACAACTTTTGTCACACAGTTTGGTATTGAAGAATCACGAAAAATGGCACTTCAAGAAAGTGAAGAGGCTGCGGCCGTTATTTCTTCAATAGGAAAAAATACTGAGTTTTTTCAAGAACTTGCTCTTTCCCTTGCGGAACGAAGCCGGTGA
- a CDS encoding thiamine diphosphokinase: protein MRTSNSDVLSFHLGRWQLTANNLWGNPSILLIAGGQAPSVEWLAQISPLFQEIWCADSGIEICKKAQIIPHRLIGDSDSSSLEGRAWAEENGVRIETYPVDKDYTDLQLTLKRIGETYPDAKVVITGCWGGRLDHTWSNIYSALWAQEWNVHVVSLCDHKEALFLLNGPDKATFHFELPYPNVVSLFALDEKAEGVFIRGTHWELQNVLLKITRPYAISNRLKKDYLQVDVDKGRLAVYLYWAE from the coding sequence ATGAGAACCTCTAATTCAGATGTTTTATCTTTTCACTTAGGTCGCTGGCAGTTGACTGCTAACAACCTTTGGGGAAATCCGTCAATTCTCTTGATTGCAGGGGGCCAAGCACCTTCAGTTGAATGGCTTGCTCAAATATCTCCACTATTCCAAGAAATATGGTGCGCCGACTCTGGCATTGAAATATGCAAGAAGGCGCAGATTATTCCTCATCGTCTTATAGGAGATAGTGATAGCAGTTCCCTGGAAGGTAGAGCATGGGCAGAAGAAAATGGGGTTCGTATTGAGACATACCCTGTTGATAAAGATTACACGGATTTACAACTTACACTCAAAAGAATAGGAGAAACATACCCTGATGCCAAAGTTGTTATTACAGGTTGTTGGGGTGGGCGTCTAGATCACACATGGAGCAATATTTATTCTGCTCTTTGGGCGCAAGAATGGAACGTTCATGTAGTGAGTCTTTGCGACCATAAAGAAGCGCTCTTTTTGTTGAACGGCCCAGATAAAGCAACGTTCCATTTTGAATTGCCATATCCGAACGTTGTTTCTTTATTTGCTCTGGATGAAAAAGCAGAAGGTGTGTTTATTCGAGGAACTCATTGGGAGTTACAAAATGTTTTACTAAAAATAACTCGCCCTTACGCCATTAGCAACAGACTTAAAAAAGACTATCTGCAAGTTGACGTAGACAAAGGAAGACTCGCAGTGTATCTTTACTGGGCAGAATAA